The nucleotide sequence CCTATTGGCTATAGCCAATCTGCGTCGTTTTGTAGGCTATATGCTGTCTCTAACGAATCCGTTAAAATCTAATTATCTATCTTAATTATCAAGCTCAATGGGTGCTCGTGCCCCCTCCCGGTTTGTTCCCCGTCGTCTTTCTCGCAGATGGTGTCTAACTTTTCTCCTCTGTGTTTTCCCAGCAGCCCGACGGTAAGAGATTTCTCACCCTCACGCTGCGACACACTGTTTATACAACTGGGCAACCCCTCACACCAAATTGGCCTGACCCCCAATCATTTGGCCGGCAGGGACACCCCCTTCCTCGGATCGTTTGGCAGCGagacccccccctccgccccctccggtGCCGGAGGCCTTTATAAGCCCCGGGTATTGTCATCTCCCGGACACTCTTCTTCTACGCACCCGCACAACCAGTCTACTGGCAGCTCTACGAGTCAACGAATCTTAACTCGGATTCTCCACTGCCGCATTTACCGCAAAGGGAAAACATTATTTTAGGTTCATTCAAGATCCTGCCGGAGGGTTTTTGACAGGAATACGGCAACCGACATGAGTTCTGCCTGCGTTATTGTTAAACAGACGCCCTTCGTTGTGGCTCCTCTCGCGCGCCCTTTGATGATGGACACCACGCCAACAAACGACAGGTAAGCAATGCTCCCCACCGATGAATAACATGTTCGGCTTTTATTTTGATAAAGCCTTGAAAATGCGCATAGGTCTAACCGTTTCGACCGCAAAACGGTTGACAACCGCTCAAACCTGACCTAGGCTATTGCATAACCAGCGTTGACTGTATTTATCACAACTTCACCTGTATGCGTCACACATATAGAGGCGTTGCTATCTTGCGTATATGTTTTGGTGTCTAAATGAAGGATCCCTTTTCGTTGTTATAGGCTACGTGCTGTGTCGTGCAATCGGGCGAGATCCCATTGTCAATGCGCATCTTTCATATAAGCATCATGTTCGTATGATTTTGATTGACACTAATCACCGTGCTCGTGCCTCTCTTATAGTTACGCCTCTCTGTGGAGACCCTGGCTCGTGAGCAGTAAGGAAGCGCATCGCGGGAGCCGGAGAAGCGGTCAGTCATGTGTAAGTTGAATTGAAGTTTTTTTGTATTTCGTCTTTCATATCAGCATGGACCACAACACACAATTTACACAATAGCCATCTACGGGACACATCAACCTGTAGACTAATTACATTTGATATTGGTGAAGAAcagcctacatttacattttagagaCACTAGTCAGCGGTAAAACaaagtcatgtgtgtgtgagtcaggagAGCTTTAGCTGCAGGATGgggaacagaaggagagagggtcaaGCTGTGTTTTTGTCACTCTGCCACACTGCAGACAAACTCGCACCGTTCCCCTCCGACTCCCTGACACATGGCCAGATGGCTCCTCTGAGCCTCTCAGCagaacgcacacacccacacactcacacctctgcacacacacactcacacacacacactggaggtgATAGAGAAGGAGCCCTCCagacaccagcctctctccccagagAGATGCAGAACTGGACACCTTCCCGGCtgtgagagacaggctgggccgGGTTCCCACAGTGTCTCACACGCTctcacctcaccctcccctcacccagccaacctctcaccctgccctcacccagCCAGGTACCCAGCCAGATTCACACCCTCCCTTCACCCAGGCAGGGACCCAGCCAGGCTCAAACCCTGCCCTGGCTGTCCCTGCCACTGGGGACCTCTGGTCTAGCAAGTCGGGCGTATTTGTTTTGGCTGCCAGTGTAAGACGGGGCAACAGGGGATCGTCCACGGGGCACGAATGATGTGGCTTTGTGTTTGTTAGGCAGCGTAGCCTCTTGTCTTTCTCGGAATATCTCTCTCATTGTCTTTGAATGCCTTGCGGTGTATATTAACAttaaccctcctcctcttctctctctttctccccccagccctacTCCAGGCCCTCTGCAGCCCCTGCTCACGTCTCCACCGAGGGGAAACCCCAGACCTTTCAGCATCCTGTCCGCCTGTTCTGGCCCAAATCCAAATCGTTTGACTACCTGTACAGTGACGGGGAGACCCTGCTCAAGAACTTCCCCGTCCAAGCCACCATCAGCTTCTACGAAGAGTCTGAcagcgaggacgaggaggacgaggaggaggaggaagaagaggaggactgggaggaggaaggctgcagCGAGGGCGAGGCGTGTCTCAAGCCTCGGTCCTTCTACACCAGCTGTAACTGAACTCTAAGATTCCTCTCAGTCTGCTCACGATCTGTCCAACACCACTCCTCCCCTGTGTTGAGGACTGCTGCGTCTGAATGGGATTATATAGATTGAATCTGTTGTAAGGAACACAAAGTCCCATATTGGGATGGGTTACCGTGGAAACAAACAAGTCTCAGGGTCTAGGATTTGCTTATGTACATAGAATACGTTTCGCGTCATTTACTTTTCTAATTTATAATGTTCAATTGTATATAAGCACATATATTTATATTGACTATTTTTGTATACGTTTTTGGGATATTTCCCAAACACTGTCTAAACTTTTTCACGGTTTTAATGAAATAAACTCTATTTTGGGAAAGCAGCAatgtttattattcttttttttttgttcgttctctctatctccttggCGATAGTGAGAGGTGATCAGAGGGTTTAAGATGGAGTCTATCAGTAAGTGGAAGTCTTTATTGTTGTGGAGAGAttacactcccctctctctctcctatctccagCTCAACAGCCTTTGATGTCTATCTGCTCGCCCTCCTGggccggagagagaggggaggcctgGTCACTCTCTCCCTGGCAACCCGTCGAAAATAAAGAGCGAAGCTGGGAAGAGATTTGGGGTGGATTTATAAAAAAGATTAAGacttaaaaaatacaaaaaaaagtgaattggacatttaacccttgtgttatcttcgggtcattctgacccatcagtcattgtgacccaccgtcgtattgcgacaaatttacctcatacaaaaacaaagtgaagcattttcttttaactgtcgggctgtctcagaccccccacattggaatggttaaaagaaaattatttgtatttgtttttgtattgggtaaaattgggtaaacacaacgatggttcgttatgaacctttgggtcatgtgacccgaaggcagcacgagggttaacagtgCTCAACGTGAGGCAAGCTTATGTTTTGGGAGGGCTATGTAGACTTGTTTGCCCTCCTACAATGATCCCTGGTTCAGAGGCCTCTAAGGGAGctctcaggggtcagaggtgctGGAGATCTCTGCAGTTTTACCACTAGGCCTGATCCCTTAATGCAAAACACACAGCAACATCCCCTGCCTAGCacgcccttctctctctcacacacacacacattatctctcacacacacacggtaacaCACTCCCAcgcattatctctctctctcacacacacacggtaacacacacacacacacacacggcaatgcacacacagtaacacactttttctctcacacacacacacacacacacccttgacaCACAAGTGCTTGCATATGCACACTCACATGCAGGCGGTTACTTCAGtatgtatgcatgcacacactcgtgcattttaattttctttctctctgttcttctccaACCTCTTCCAGCTGTTAAAGTCGATGACTTATTTAGATtgttcatgtaaaaaaaaatatccatATAAGAAATGTGctgtatatttaatttatatTGTTTGCATTAACAAGAATTAATTGAACGTTCTTAAAGGTACAGATTTAGTGTGGATTATAGAACCAGGATATTGATATCAACCTTAATCCATCAAATAAAACCAGTACACGGGAACTGCTACTTTGAATGCTGGGATATGAAGTCTTCCTGTCTAAGGTGTGGCTACTAGGCTCCTGACATAATAACAGTTGATATTACTTCACTCAGGACGGTAGATAAAACGATTATATGCACATGTTCTTTCAAATAATTACCAAGATATTCTCTGATACACGCTAGTTGTTATTCCATTAAACTAATTTGATAAATCTGGATTGTGTGTCTGTCGAACAACTTCAACATCCACGAATCTCCGTCTTGAAGGACGTGGGTTTAGGAGGCGACGGAACCGTTTTGAGGGCTTTGATTGGATAATTGTGGAGATTCCGCCTCTTCTATTGGCTTACCGGTGTCTCGGTCACCGTCTGAAAACTGACTCTCGTGGGTGCTCCCTTGTTAGAAGCAGGAATGGGATGGAAAATCCTTTTTTTATAACGGTGTCGTGGAAGGCAGGGTTTATTTTTGTATACCTGAATGATAAAGAAACACGTGTGTGGATTATAGGTGAAATCTGTCTGAAAAGGGAACCTACTTTATATGACGAAATGAATGGATGCATCAAATGTTAAGGTACTGAGCTTTAAGAGTGACGGACACTGCACTCTCGTCTTATCTAAGATATGACTGAACTCAACAcgaatctttgtcaatatttcatTTTTAGTTGGCCAGCAAAAGCTGTCCACATCTGCGAGACATTGAGAACTAAGtccgtttgtttgtttgctctCGTGCGTTCTTATTTTCTTAACCGTTGTCAGCAGTGTAAACAGACTTTCGAATGATTAAGTTATCCTAATTTAACAGGTTATATTTGAGGGGTGGACTGTGTGCTTGTTGGCGTGTGGTTGTATGTGGGGCGGTTCTGAGTctgtgagagatggagataagATGTAATTCCGAGTATTCGTAGCGTCGTACAAATAACCGGTCTTGTTACTCGCGATGCTGGGTGCCGCTTGATGTAAGTGGGTTATTTACTGCTGCCTACTCCGTGTCACGTATCGAGAAACCGAGCGCTCCATCTTTTCCCGTGACAGGGACATTTTAATACGACTTTCAACCACGCGTGGCTTAAATGTAACATTTTGTCTAGATGGGGAGTGTTTACGGTGATTCTCGTGCAACACCCCCTTTACCCATCCCTGTTGCTATGGGAACACCTCCACCCCCGGCTACACTACATTATATTTATAGATGATGGAATATATTTACTAAGGTATATGGTGATGCCTGTGTCCATTTATGAAGGCATACATACATTTTTGCATACATACTTGAAAGCCATGCCATCCATTATTGAAACAGAAAGACACTCCAGACCCATTTTACAGACCATATCCTGCTTGGATCAAAAGCAAAAAGATTACTTGATGGCCATGAATTGATGACTACCTATAACAACAAACGACAAAATTATCATTGTAaccatatattgtttttatattatatttatatatcgtATACTATTAGGATATATTGGactttgggaaagcattgaCTTGTAAAATCTAAAACGTGTATTTTCACAGAgaaaatgtttgtcttgttctgcctgtctgctttgtAATTGTATTGTGCTTCACTTCCAGGTCAGCTACGGGGATCTCTGCCTGAGTAACAGGGTGGCAGCATggctggaggtgaggcaggcACACACTATATGTTTCAAACAccgctgtctgcctgtcacttcctgttcctgctctCAGTGCCGATgacattgcgtgtgtgtgcatgtgtgtgtgtgtccagcgttCCTAGAGGGAAAGGATGCGCACTCCTTGCTCAAACGCTTCCCTCGGGCCAACGGCTTCATGGAGGAGTTCCGCCAGGGGAACATCGAGAGGGAGTGCGTGGAGGAGAGCTGCAGCTTCGAGGAGGCCAACGAGGTGTTTGAAAACAAAGAACGCACGGTAGCCTAACTTCCCACAGCGATCCCTCCCACAACCTAGTTACTGTTGTCACTGTTGTTCCACTGGTCAGTATAATAGAGGGTGTTGTGCCTTGTAGTGTTGTTGACTGACCGACTCGGGTCATGGTGTGTCGTGTTGTGTCCTGGTGAACGGGGATTTAACCCTCCTGATTTTAGGGTTTTAAGGTTCATGTTATTCATatgtttcccctcccctccctcccctcctatcctatcctctcttccctcccctcctctcctctcctctttccccctccctccctctcctccccccccccccccctcctcccctcctcagatgGAGTTCTGGAAGACCCGCAGCATCTACACGGTGAGCAGCAACACAGAGGGTCGTTCGGAGCGCAGCGACACCGTCTACATGGTGGCCCCCCTCCTGGGGGTagccctcctcatcatcatcgccCTCTTCCTCATCTGGAGGTGCCAGCTGCAGAAGGCCACGCGCCGGCGCCCCGCCTACACCCAGAACCGCTACCTGGCCAATCGCAACGCCC is from Osmerus eperlanus chromosome 27, fOsmEpe2.1, whole genome shotgun sequence and encodes:
- the ripply1 gene encoding protein ripply1, whose translation is MSSACVIVKQTPFVVAPLARPLMMDTTPTNDSYASLWRPWLVSSKEAHRGSRRSGQSCPYSRPSAAPAHVSTEGKPQTFQHPVRLFWPKSKSFDYLYSDGETLLKNFPVQATISFYEESDSEDEEDEEEEEEEEDWEEEGCSEGEACLKPRSFYTSCN
- the LOC134013602 gene encoding transmembrane gamma-carboxyglutamic acid protein 3 is translated as MAGAFLEGKDAHSLLKRFPRANGFMEEFRQGNIERECVEESCSFEEANEVFENKERTMEFWKTRSIYTVSSNTEGRSERSDTVYMVAPLLGVALLIIIALFLIWRCQLQKATRRRPAYTQNRYLANRNARGLPRILVHRDAPPQPEGAYPEVPPRPTVVVSGVERGGGSLVCAAPDPRPPQQNSRSLYVQEPSASVASRLSGATPPPSYEEVTGHLESSSDEVTAPYSDPPPKYEEIVTEK